Genomic segment of Candidatus Eremiobacterota bacterium:
CCTCTCATGGCGAGGGAGAGGTAAAGAATAAAGGGGAGCACCTGAGGACCCTCAGAATGAAGATGGATGTGAAGAAAAAGCTCATCCAGCAGAGCCAGGGCCGCCTCCACTATGAAAAATTCCGCCTTTCGGTGATGAATGGAAGGGAAAGAGACCTGTCGGCGCAGCTCCAGACAACGGAGACCAACCTATGGAGCGTTGAAGAGGCCATAAGGAACTTGAATGACCGGAGGGTGAGAGTCACCGATGAGATTGCAGTGCTCCGGGCCAGGATCAAAGTGCTCCGGGACCGCCTCGATTCAAAACAGAAGCATCTCCTGCTCCGGCTCAGGGATATCTATACCAACAGGGAGATAAACTATTTCTCGGTGATCCTGGAATCTGAAAATTTCAGCGACTTCATCAACAGGGTCGAGTTTTTCCAGAGGATTGTAAAGGCAGACACGGAGATGATTGCCGAATTCAAGGCCGAAAAGAAAAAGCTCAGCAATGAACAGGCCCGGCTCGAGGAGCTCGAGAGCGAGCTCGTGGCAATGGAGAAGGAGCAGCGAAAAAAACAATATTCCCTCCAGGGCCTCAGGAACACAAGAAGCGGGATCCTGGCCGAGGTCAGTCTACAGCGCAACCAGATTGCAAACAATGTCTATGAAATGGAGCTGCTCACCAAGGAGCTTGAATCCCAGCTTGAAGGCCTCATAAGAGAAGAGCAGGCCATGAACCAGAACAACACGAAGGAGGGGCCCATCAGAAGCGAGGCGAGGTACATCTGGCCTGCGAAAGGCTTTCTCACCTCGGCTTTCGGGTACAGGATGCATCCAATCCGTGGAATTGTCATCTTTCATTCCGGGATAGATATCGGCGCTCTCTACGGAACCCCTGTTGTCTCCGCAGCCAGCGGGATAGTCATATATTCAGGCTGGTACGGCGGTTATGGGAACGCCGTTATCATCGACCACGGAGGAGGCTACTCGTCACTCTACGCCCACTGCTCCACTCTTTACGTGGTGAAGAGGCAGAAAGTCTCACAGGGCTCTCTTATCGCTTCGGTGGGGAGCACGGGGATGAGCACGGGACCGCACCTCCATTTTGAGATAAGGCAGAACGGCGTGCCCATAGACCCGAGAGGAAAACTTTGAAAACATCTTGAAATGATGCGGCCTCTTCTGTTACAATAGTAGAGCGTGAAGTGCAGAAAACAGATAAATCCCGGGGAGCCCTGAAGCCCCTGGCTTACAAGATATGGAGGTTTAAATGAAGAAGAGATCTGGAATTCGCTTAGTTCTGCTTTCCCTGGTCCTGGCAGCTATTCTGCTCCACAGCAGCGCCGCTGCAAAGGAAGTGATCGGCGCCATCAAAGAAGAGAAGGGAGTGAGCCTCGAGTCAATCGATGAGATCTTCACGCTTGTGAACAACGAGTATGTGAAGCACATCAAGCAGATTGACCTGATAAACGGCGGACTTGAAGGCATAAGGGCCTACTTCAAGAAACAGAAAAAGGACAGTGCCTTCGTCAAGGACATTCCGGGGAACCTTCCCTATAAGCAGGCAGTGGCAAAATTCAACGAGATCTACAGGAAAGCTCTCACCAAGGCCGCGCCGGGAGCAAAGGAGCAGCTTTCATATTATACCATAAAGGGGATGCTCAAAACCCTCAACGATCCCTACTCGGTCTTTCTTGATCCCAAGGAATACGCAAGCCTGATGGAGCAGATGAAGGGCGGGAGCTTCGGGGGAATAGGGATCTATATAGAAATGGACAAGGATAAAGGGAACCAGCTCACCGTGGTCGAGACTATCGAAGGCACACCGGGGCACAAGGCAGGCCTCAAGTCGGGGGACCTCATCCTCAAGGTGAACGGAAAATCCACCAAGGGCTTGAAGATTGAGGATGCACAGAAACTGCTGAGGGGCGATGTGGGATCAAAAGCGGTGCTCACCGTGCAGAGGAGCGGCGTGAAGGAGCCTTTTGATATCGAGGTGGTCCGCGATACCATAAGGGTGCGCTCCCTCAGCTCCAAGATGCTGGACAACAATGTCGGCTATATCAAGCTGATGATTTTCGGCGACAACACGAGTCACGAGATGAAAGCCGCCCTTGAGGACCTTGAGAAGAAGGGGGCCAGGGCCTATATCCTGGACCTGAGGAATAATGGAGGGGGCTATGTCAATGCCGCTCTCAACGTGTGCAGCGAGTTCCTCTCCACGGGCAGCAACGTCGTCACCATTATCAAGAAGGGAGTGCCCGATATCCCCTACCAGAGCATACCGAACATAAGGACCAAGGCGCCGCTGGTGAACCTGGTCAACAAGTAC
This window contains:
- a CDS encoding S41 family peptidase, whose translation is MKKRSGIRLVLLSLVLAAILLHSSAAAKEVIGAIKEEKGVSLESIDEIFTLVNNEYVKHIKQIDLINGGLEGIRAYFKKQKKDSAFVKDIPGNLPYKQAVAKFNEIYRKALTKAAPGAKEQLSYYTIKGMLKTLNDPYSVFLDPKEYASLMEQMKGGSFGGIGIYIEMDKDKGNQLTVVETIEGTPGHKAGLKSGDLILKVNGKSTKGLKIEDAQKLLRGDVGSKAVLTVQRSGVKEPFDIEVVRDTIRVRSLSSKMLDNNVGYIKLMIFGDNTSHEMKAALEDLEKKGARAYILDLRNNGGGYVNAALNVCSEFLSTGSNVVTIIKKGVPDIPYQSIPNIRTKAPLVNLVNKYSASASEITAGALQDHHAGVVMGTKTFGKASVQKIYPMPNGSAIKLTTAHYVTPNKRNINKIGISPDRLIEEKTATSEKDPQLEAAKAFLLEEMKKKELERLDRSVYKDSIHVRNLEEQYSYLRKVYGEKARIKKNVLVFEKGQFYDRVTIDSGDGEKTVIFDLHDLL
- a CDS encoding peptidoglycan DD-metalloendopeptidase family protein, with amino-acid sequence MAGFMNHLAQKLKRPCHVTVAAALLFLLATSASHGEGEVKNKGEHLRTLRMKMDVKKKLIQQSQGRLHYEKFRLSVMNGRERDLSAQLQTTETNLWSVEEAIRNLNDRRVRVTDEIAVLRARIKVLRDRLDSKQKHLLLRLRDIYTNREINYFSVILESENFSDFINRVEFFQRIVKADTEMIAEFKAEKKKLSNEQARLEELESELVAMEKEQRKKQYSLQGLRNTRSGILAEVSLQRNQIANNVYEMELLTKELESQLEGLIREEQAMNQNNTKEGPIRSEARYIWPAKGFLTSAFGYRMHPIRGIVIFHSGIDIGALYGTPVVSAASGIVIYSGWYGGYGNAVIIDHGGGYSSLYAHCSTLYVVKRQKVSQGSLIASVGSTGMSTGPHLHFEIRQNGVPIDPRGKL